Within the Dechloromonas denitrificans genome, the region CAACCCAAGGGCCAGGTCGCCGAGGACATGGAGAAAATCTTCGCGATGTTCCCGATCCTCAAGGAAAAGCGCGCCCTGCCGGCCGGCACCTTGTCCGGCGGGCAACAGCAGATGCTGGCGATCGGCCGGGCGCTGATGGGCCGGCCCAAGCTGCTACTGCTCGACGAGCCGTCGATGGGCCTCGCACCGCTGCTCGTCCAGGAAGTGTTCAACGTCGTCAAGACGCTGAAGGCGCAGGGCATGACCATCATCCTCGCCGAACAGAACGCCTTTGCCGCGCTGGCCATCGCCGACCGCGGCTACGTGCTGGAAACCGGCCACATCACGCTGACCGGCACCGGCCAGGAGCTGATCAGCAACGAGCAGGTGCGCGCCGCGTACCTCGGCATGTAGCCGCCGGGATCGAGGCGGCAGCCGTGACTCAGTGGGCCGACGCGTTGAAGCCGAGATCGGCCGAGATGGCGGCGGCCGTTTCCTTCAGGGCGCGGGCATTGGTGCAGTCCCAGTCCGGATCGAAGCCGCCGGTCGGGCCGACGATGGTGATGACGAGGACGATATGGCCGTTGTGATCGAAGACTGGCACGGAAAAGGCGCTGACGCCGGCAATCGGCTGGCCGATGGCGCGCGCCATGCCGTGGGCGCGGACCTCGGCCAGGGCCGGCTGCATTTCCTGCCAGTTGCGGCGCTCGCCGATGATGTGCGGAAAGGCGTCCGGGTGCATCGATTCCTCGACGAAGCGCTCGATCATCCGGGCCGGCATGTAGGCGCCGAAGACCAGGCCGGTGGCGGTCGTTAAGGACATCACGGTGCCCGTCCGGAGGTTCATGTGAATCGGATGGCTGGATTCTTCCAGATGCACCACCGTCGGGCCGGCATTGCCCCAGACCGCCAGCGCCACCGTGTGATGGATGCGCTGTTCGAGCTCGACCGCCGCCGCGGTGGCCAGGCGCACCGGATTGAGCTGGCGCAGGCAGGCCAGGCCCATGTGCAGGGCCAGCCGGCCGAGGGCGTAACGCCCGGAGACCGGGTCCTGGCTGACCAGCCCGAGCTTGCCGAAGCTGACCAGATAGGGGTGCGCCTTGGCCGCGGTCATCTGCGCTTCCTGGGCGAGCTGTTTGAGCGACATCGCGCCGCCCGATTTGGCCAGCGCCGTCAGCAGTTGCCCGCCGACCTCGATGGATTGAATGCCGCGCCGTTCTTTTTCGTCTTCGTGCTCCATGGCCTTCCTGCCGGTCTATCCCTGACGGGGGCCACCTTAGCGGGAGTGCGCCGGGCGGTCAATGGCAAACCCGTTTGCCCATGTTTCAATGTTCGCCATTAACAAATGCATTGACTATTAACGAATGCAAATCTAAATTACGTTCATCGTCCAGTAAAGGAATTCACCATGACCAAAAAGTTTGCCTCCGTCGCCGATCTCGCCGTCAAGAAAACCACCTTCGCCCAGTTGTCCGCCCATTGCTGGGCCTATACCGCCGAGGGTGATCCCAACACCGGCGTCATCATCGGCGACGATGCCGTGCTGATCTGCGATGCGTTGGCCACCCCGGTGATGGCCCAGAGCCTGATCGCCGAGATCCGCAAGATCACCGACAAGCCGATCAAGTACGTCGTCCTCTCGCATTACCACGCCGTCCGCGTGCTCGGCGCTTCCGGCTACAAGGCCGCCGGCATGCAGGAAATCATCGCCAGCCAGGGCACCTACGAGATGATCGTCGAGCGTGGCGAACAGGACTGGAAGTCGGAGTACGAGCGCTTTCCCCGGCTGTTCGATGCCTACGACTCGATCCCCGGCCTGACCTGGCCGACGCTGGTGTTCAAGGACGAAATGACGCTGTGGATGGGCAAGGATCTGGAAGTCAAGATCATGCACGTCGGCCCCGGCCACACCAAGGGCGACACCATCGTCTGGGTGCCGTCCGAGAAGGTGCTGTTCTCCGGCGATCTGGTCGAAGCCGACGCCGCCTGCTACACCGGCGATGCCCAGCTCGAGGAATGGCCGGCAACGCTCGATGCGCTGGCTGCTTTCGGCGCCGAAAAGCTGGTGCCCGGCCGCGGTCCTGCTCTCGATACGCCGGAACGCGTCGCGGCTGGCCTGGCCTATACCCGCGATTTCGTCACCACGCTGCTGGCCTCGGCCAGGGAAGCGGTCGCCCAGGGCCTCAACCTGAATCAGGCGATGGCGCATTGCCGCAAGGCGATGGACCCGAAGTTCGGCCAGGTCTTCATCTACGAACACTGTCTGCCCTTCGACGTTACCCGGGCGGTCGATGAAGCGAGCGGCATCAAGCATCCGCGCATCTGGACGGCGGAACGCGACAAGGAGATGTGGCACGGCCTGCAAGCGGCGGAGTAAAGACCGCTCCCCCTCGCTGGGGCGCGGCCATAACGAGAACGAGGAGACAAAAATGCTGAGTACCTATCAATACCCGAAGTACGAGTACGTCCAGCCGCCGGAACAGAAAAGCGGCGTAACCAAGCGTTATCCGGTGGTCATCGTCGGCGCCGGGCCGGTCGGCCTGGCCGCGGCGATCGAGCTGGCGCAGTCCGGCGTGCCGGTCGTTGTGCTCGACGACGACGACACCGTCTCGGTCGGCTCGCGCGGCGTCTGCTACGCCAAGCGCGCTCTCGAAGTACTTGACCGCCTCGGCGTCGGCGATGCCTGCGTCGCCAAGGGCGTCAGCTGGAATGTCGGGCGCACCTTCTTCCGCGAGGAAGAGGTCTATAACTTCAACCTGCTGCCGCAGCCCGACCACAAGCGCCCGGGCATGATCAACCTGCAGCAGTACTACCTCGAGGAATACGAGGTCAAGCGGGCGAAGGAATTGCCCAACCTCGACCTGCGTTTCAGGAACAAGGTCGTCTCGGTGGCGCCCGAAGGCAACGGCGCGACGCTCCAGGTCGAAACGCCGGACGGCATCTACACGCTGGAAACCGACTGGCTGGTGGTGGCCGATGGCGCGCGCAGCGGCATCCGCCGGATGATGGACCTGGAGATCGAAGGCAAGATCTTCATGGATCGTTTCCTGATCGCCGATGTGGTGATGAAGGCCGATTTCCCGGCCGAGCGCTGGTTCTGGTTCGATCCGCCCTTCCATCCGGGGCAGTCGGTGCTGTTGCACCGGCAGGCCGACAATGTCTGGCGCATCGACTTCCAGCTCGGCTGGCAGGCCGATCCGGAAGAAGAGAAGAAGCCGGAAAAGGTCATCCCGCGCATCAAGGCGATGCTCGGCGACGACCGCGAGTTCGACTTGGAATGGGTCAGCGTCTACACCTTCCAGTGCCGGCGGATGCACAAGTTCCGCCATGGTCGCGTACTGTTCGTCGGCGACGCGGCGCACCAGGTGTCGCCGTTCGGCGCCCGCGGTGCCAACTCCGGCATCCAGGACACCGACAACCTGTGCTGGAAGCTCAAGCTGGTCATCGACGGCCAGGCCCCGGCCGCCCTGCTCGACAGCTATGGCGAAGAGCGCGAGTTCGCGGCCGACGAGAACATCATGAACTCGACGCGCTCGACCGACTTCATCACGCCAAAGAGCAAGACCTCGCTGACCTTCCGCAATGCCGTGCTGACCCTTGCTCGCGACCATGCCTTCGCCCGGGCGCTGGTCAATTCCGGCCGCCTGTCGGTGCCGTCGTATCTCACCGAATCGCGGCTCAATACGCCGGATGGCTCGGCCTTTGCCGGCGACATGGTGCCGGGGGCGCCGATGGACGATAGCCCGATGCGCGAAAACGGCAGCGATTTCTGGTTGCTCGACCGGGTCGGCCAGCGCTTCATGGCGCTCGTCCATGTCGGCGACCCGGCGGCGCTCGATGCCGCGACGGCGCGCCGCTTCAAGGCACTGGCCGACGCCGGCATCCCGCTCGAGGTGGTGCTGGTTTCGCCGATAGCCGGCCAGGCGCCGGAAGGCCTGCGCGTCTTCGAGGATTACACCGGCCGTTTCGCCGAGCGTTACGACAGCGAGCCGGGCACCGTTTACCTGCTGCGCCCCGACCAGCATGTCGCCGCCCGCTGGCGCAGCTTCGATGCGACCCGCCTGAAGGCCGCGCTGGCCCGCGCCACCTGCAACGTTCAATAAGGAGCCGGACATGGCACTCAATCTGAAGCCCAATTTCACCGAGCCCGGCAAACGCTATTTCCGCGCCTTCACGCCCGGCGACGACTTCTACGAAGCACTGATCGACACTCACCGCGACCTGTCGGACGAGCAGAGCGCGCTGGTCAACGCCAAACTGATCCTGCTGCTGTCCAACCATATCGGCGACATCGCCGTCCTCCGCCAGGCGATGCAGATCGCCCGGGCCGGCGTTTAAGGAGAACTCCATGAAAATCGAGAGAATTCACCACGTGGCCTACCGCTGCAAGGATGCCAAGGAAACCGTCGAGTGGTACGGCAAGTACCTGAACATGGGTTTCGTGCTGGCGATCGCCGAAAACGAGGTGCCGTCGACCAAGGAGCCGGACCCCTACATGCACGTCTTCCTCGACGCCGGCCACGGCAATGTCCTGGCCTTCTTCGAGTTGCCGACCAAGCCGCCGATGGGGCGCGATCCGAATACCCCGACGTGGACCCAGCACATCGCCTTCGAGGTCGATTCGCTTGAGTCGCTGCTCGAAACCAAGGCCAAGCTGGAAGCCGACGGCATCGCCGTCGTCGGGCCGACCGATCACACCATTTTCAAATCCATCTATTTCTTCGACCCGAGCGGCCATCGCCTCGAACTGGCGGCCAACACCGGCACGCCGAAAATGGCCAAAATGCTCGACGAAGTGAAATGGGACATGCTCAACGAGTGGGCGATAACCAGGAAGGCGCCGCAACATGCGCGCTGGATGCACGATGGCAGCTATGCCGGGGAGTAAGCCGCAATGAAACTAGCCACCCTGAAAAAAGGCGGCCGCGACGGCACGCTGGTCGTCGTCAACCGCCAGATGACCCATTGCCGCCCGGTGCCGGCCATCGCCCGCACGCTGCAGGCGGCGCTCGACGATTGGCCGGCGGTCGAGCCGCAGTTGCGCCAGATCTACGAAGCGCTGAACAGCGGCGCGCTCAGCGATCCCGATCCGTTCGACCCGGCGGCCTGCCATTCGCCGCTGCCGCGCGCCTATCAATGGGCCGACGGCTCGGCCTACGTGAACCATGTCGAACTGGTCCGCCGGGCGCGCGGCGCCGAACTGCCGCCCGAATTCTGGAACGATCCGCTGATGTACCAGGGCGGTTCCGACTCTTTCGTCGGGCCGCGCGATCCGATCCTGGCCCGTTCCGAAGACTGGGGCATCGATCTCGAAGCCGAGGTCGCGGTGATCACCGGCGACGTCCGGATGGGCGCGACGCCGGAACAGTGCGCGCCGGCCATCCGACTGCTCATGCTGGTCAATGACGTGTCGCTGCGCAACCTGATCCCGGCCGAACTGGCCAAGGGCTTCGGCTTCTTCCAGTCGAAGCCGGCCAGCGCCTTCAGCCCGGTCGCCGTGACCCCCGACGAACTCGGCGCCGACTGGCGCGAGGGCCGGGTGCATCGGCCGCTCACCGTGCATCTGAACGGCCAGCTGTTCGGCCGGCCGGATGCCGGCACCGACATGATCTTCAATTTCCCGCAACTGCTGGCGCATGTCACCCGGACGCGCGACATGGCGGCCGGCTCGATCATCGGCTCCGGCACCGTCTCCAACAAGCAGGGCGGCCTGCACGGCTCGTCGATCGCCAACGGCGGGGTCGGCTACTGCTGTCTGGCCGAAGTGCGGATGTACGAGACCATCGAATCGGGCAAGCCGCAGACCGCTTTTCTGAAGTTCGGCGACCGCGTCCGGATCGAGATGTTCGACCGCGCCGGGGCCAGCATCTTCGGTGCCATCGAGCAGCGCGTCGCCCCCTACCCGGGGTGAGCGCCTCGCCAGCCGCGGCGTCGCCATCCTTCCGGCTGGCGGCGCTGCTGACCACGCTGGTCGCCCTCGGCCCGCTGTCCACCGATCTCTACCTGCCGTCGCTGCCGACGCTGGCCAGGGTCTTTGCCACCGACGCCGCGCGCATCCAGCTGACGCTGTCGGTCTTCCTCGCCGGCTTTGCCGTCGCCCAGCTGGCCTACGGCGCGCTGTCCGACCGCTTCGGCCGCCGGCCGCTGATGCTCGGCGGCCTGCTGCTCTATTTCGTCGCTTCGCTCGCTTGCCTGTTCGCCGACAGCGTCGAAACGCTGATCGCCGCCCGTTTCGTCCAGGCGCTCGGCGCCTGTGCCGGGCCGGTGCTCGGTCGGGCGATCGTCCGCGACGTCTGGGGGCCGGTCGAGGCGGTGCGCGTGCTCGCTTACGTCAGCGGCGCGATGGCCCTGGCGCCCTTGCTTGGCCCGACGCTCGGCGGTTACCTGACGGTATGGTTCGGCTGGCAGGCCAACTTTGCATTGCTGGTGCTGTTTTCGTTGCTGCAGATCGGCGCGGTCTGGTTCTGGCTGGCCGAAAGCAATGGCCATCGCGATCCGACCGCGACCCGGCCCGGGCGCATTTTGGCCAATTTCCGGATCCTGCTGGCCGACCGCAACTATCTCGGCTATCTGCTCGCCCTGTCCTTTTCCTACAGCACGCTGTTCGCCTTCATCTCCGGATCGTCATTCGTGCTGATCGGCCGTTTCGGCCTGTCGCCGCAGCTTTTCGGCCTGTCCTTCGGGCTGGTCGTCGCCGGCTATCTGGCCGGCAGCATGCTCTCCGGCAAACTGGTCCGGCGCTTCGGCGGCGACCGCCTGCTGCTCGCCGGTGCCTGGCTCGGCGCGCTGGCCGGGGCGACCATGTGGGGCCTTGAAGCGGCCGGCCCACGGCATGTCGCGGCGCTGCTCGGGCCGATGTTCTTCGTCACGCTGGCCGTCGGTCTGGTGATGTCGAATGCCGTCGGCCAGGCGCTCGCCCCTTATCCGAAAATGGCCAGCGCCGCGTCGTCGCTGATGGGTTTCTGCCAGATGGGGATCGGCGCGCTGGTCGGCATGCTGGTCGGCCACGGCGTCGATGGCGCGGCAACTGTCCTGCCGATGACAGTCGCCGGGTGCGCCTTGCTGGTACCTTTATGCCATCTTGCGCTGGTCCGTCATCCAGCCCCCTGATTCCGGAGTTGTCATGCTCAAGTTGTACAGTTATTTCCGCAGTTCCGCTGCTTACCGGGTGCGCATCGCGCTCAATCTGAAGGGCCTGCCTTACGAAACGGTGCCGGTGCATCTGCTGCGCGATGGCGGCCAGCAGAACCAGCCGGGCTATCGCGCCCTGAGCCCGCTCGGCACGGTGCCGACGCTGGATGCCGGGGCGGGGGCGATGACCCAGTCGCTGGCGATCATCGAATACCTCGACGAAACGCATCCGCTGCCGCCGCTGATGCCGGCCTCGGCCGAAGGGCGGGCGCGCGTCCGGGGGCTGGCTCAGACCATCGCCTGCGACATCCACCCGGTGAACAACCTGCGGGTGCTCAACTACCTGGGCCGTGAATTCGGCGCCAGCCAGGAGCAGAAGGATGCCTGGTATCGCCATTGGGTGATCGAGGGTCTGCTCGCCATCGAACAGATGCTGGTTGCCCAGCCGGGCACCGCCACTTTCTGTCACGGTCAGGCGCCGACGCTGGCCGATTGCTGTCTGGTGCCGCAGGTCTTCAATGCGCGCCGTTTCAACTGCGCCCTCGATAAAATGCCGACCATCCAGCGCATCGTCGCCGCCTGCGAGGCGCTGCCCGCTTTCCAGAATGCCGCGCCGGCCAATCAGCCGGACGCCGAGTAAAAAATACCGGAGACGACATGACTTACGCCATCGATTCAACCCCGTTGTGGAAACCCAATCCCGCCACCGTCGGCGACACGCGCATGGCGCAGTTCATGCAGGCAATGGGCCGGGCGCCCTATGCCGAGCTGTGGCAGTGGTCGGTGGACCAGCCGGCCGAGTTCTGGTCGCAGATCTGGCGCTTTTGCGGCGCGGTCGGCGAAGCAGGCGGTCGCGTCCTGGTCGATGGCGAGAAAATGCCGGGTGCCCGCTGGTTCCCGGATGCCCGGCTGAACTACGCGGAAAACGTGCTGAAGCATCGCGATGCCGGCGAAGCGTTGGTTTTCTGGGGCGAGGACAAGATCAAGCGGCGGCTGAGCCGGGCCGAACTGCATGGCGAAGTCGCCCGCTTCCAGCAATTCCTGATCGCCGCCGGGGTCGGCGAGGGCGACCGGGTCGCCGGCTACCTGCCCAATCTGCCGGAGACGCTGATCGCCATGCTGGCGACCACGGCGCTCGGCGCCATTTGGTCGTCCGCCTCGCCCGATTTCGGCGTGCAGGGCGTGCTCGACCGTTTCGGCCAGATCGAACCGAAGGTGCTGATCTGCGTCGACGGCTACTGGTACAACGGCAAGCCGGTCGATTGCCTGGAAAAGAACGCCGAGATCGTTGCGAAAATGCCGTCGCTGCTCCGCACCGTCGTCGTGCCGTATCTCGCTGCCGCCCCGGCCATCGATCGCATCGCCGGGGCCATCGCCTGGAATGCCTTGCCGGCCGCAACCGAGGCGGTCAGTTTCCGGCGCGTTGCTTTCGAGCATCCGCTGTTCATCATGTTTTCCAGCGGCACCACCGGCGTCCCGAAATGCATCGTCCATTGCCACGGCGGCGTGCTGCTGCAGCACCTCAAGGAACACCAGTTGCACAGCGACGTGCGGCCCGGCGACCGGCTGTTCTACTTCACCACCTGCGGCTGGATGATGTGGAACTGGCTGGTTTCCGGCCTGGCCTGCGGCGCCACGCTGCTGCTCTACGACGGTTCGCCGTTCGCCGCCAAGGGCAGGGTGCTGTTCGACTATGCCGAAGCCGAGAAAATGACCCATTTCGGCACTTCCGCCAAATTCATCGACGCAGCCGCCAAGCTCGGCCTGACGCCGGGCAAGACGCACGACCTGACAGCGCTGCGCGCCATGTTCTCGACCGGCAGCCCGCTGTCGCCGGAAGGTTTCGACTGGGTCTATCGCGAGATCAAGCAGGACATCCTGCTCGCCTCGATTTCCGGCGGCACTGACATCGTTTCCTGCTTCGTGCTCGGCAACCCGGTGTTGCCGGTCTATCGCGGCGAAATCCAGTGCCGCGGCCTGGGCATGGCCGTCGATGTGTTCAACGACGCCGGCCAGCCGGTCCGTTCCGAAAAAGGCGAGCTGGTGTGCACCAAACCGTTTCCGGTGATGCCGGTCGGTTTCTGGAACGACCCCGACGGCCGGAAATACCACGCCGCCTACTTCGAGCGCTTCGCCGACATCTGGTGTCACGGCGACTTCTCGGAACTGACGGCACACGATGGCGTGATCATCTACGGCCGCTCCGACGCGACGCTGAACCCCGGCGGGGTGCGTATCGGCACGGCGGAAATCTACCGCCAGGTCGAGCAGCTACCGGAAATCGCCGAAGCGCTGGTGGTCGGCCAGGACTGGCCGCCGGGCAAGAACGACGATGTCCGCGTCGTGCTGTTCGTCAAGCTGCAGGACGGTCACACGCTGGATGCGGCGCTGATCGACCGGGTCAAGAAACAGATCCGCGACAACACGACGCCGCGTCACGTCCCGGCCAAGGTGGTGCAGGTGACGGACATTCCGCGCACCAAGTCGGGCAAGATCGTCGAACTGGCGGTGCGCAACGTCGTGCATGCGCAGCCGGTGAAAAACGTCGAAGCGCTGGCCAACCCGGAAGCGCTGGAATACTTCCGGGGGCGGGTCGAACTGGCCGATTAGGCGCGGCGGGCGAGCAGGGTGGCCAGGCCGGGCACCTTGCGCGCCAGTTCCTCGCCCTTGTCGAACAGCCCGCCGAGCGCCGCGGTAATCCGCTGGCTGGCGGCCGGACTTTCGATCCAGCGGTAGAACAGCGTGGCCGCGCCGATGCTGGCGGCGAGGGCGAGCAGCAGGCCGACAATGGCCGAGGCGGGTGAGGCGAACTCTAGCTTGGCGTATAGGCCGTTCACCAGCAGCAAGACCGGGAAGTGCACCAGGAAGATCGAGTAGGAAATCTGGCCGAGAAAGCTCAGCGGCCGGATATCCGGCCATTTTTCCAGGAAGCCGGTGCGGCGGCCGAAGCCGAGCAGCAGCGCGATGCCGAGGGCGAGCACGATGCGCAGGCGGAAATCGACGATCAGCGTGGCGATCACCACGGTGGCGATGACCCCCAGCCAGGCCGACATCTGCCGGCGGTCGGAGGCCCACCAGGCGGCGGCGCCGAGTCCGTAGGAACCGAAGAAATAGAGCGCCCAGTTGTCCCATTCGGCATCGCGGTTGAACCAGAACAGCGATGCGATCGCCACGCTCAGCACGAGCGCCGGGGCGACCAGTTTGCGGCGACCGAGCCAGAGCAGCATGGCCATCAGCGCGAAGAGCTGGAAGTCGATGGCGATATACCAGACGCCGGCCGACAGCGAATCGAAGCCGAGCAGGCTTTGCAGCAACAGGGCATGGGCCAGCCACTGCTTGAAGGTGGCGCGGGCCGGGATGGCGTCGTCATCCATCCAGTGATCGGCGATGGCGGCGCTGGCAATGGCCAGTCCGATGGCGGCCAGATAGGGCACGACCAGTCGCAGATAGCGTTTCCAGATCAGCGGCAGCGGCGAGGCGCCGAGCGCCTGACCGTTGGCCGACAGCCCGCGGGCGGCGAGAAAGCCGGCGATGACCAGGAAGACCTGGACAGCCATCCGGCCATAGCCGTAGAGCCAGCCGAAGGTGTCGGGGAAAGCCTCGCTCGCCACCGCGGCGAGCGGGCCGTAGGAAGAGAAGTGATTGAGCAGGACAAGGATGGCCGCGATCGCCTTGAGGGTGTCGATCAGCGGCATGCGGTTGCTGGGGTGACTCATGGGGGGATTTTACCCCCGTTTGCTGCGGTGCACCAAACGAGGTTCCTATCTATATATATGGATATAGCTAAACAAAACGCGCGACGAAGGAATTGGTGTACAAGGCCGGCAAATCGATCCACACCCGGTGCCCGCTGCCCGGGGCGACGGTGATCGGCTGGCCGGCCTTGTTTTCCATGCGGCTCAGCAATGAAATGTGGTTGCCGGACGGATGCACGCATTCGATACGGTCGCCGACGCTGAAGCGGTTCTTGACGACGATTTCCATCAGGCCGCGCGCCGCGTCAAAACCGATTGCATCGCCCACGTAGAGGCTGCGGTCCGATTCGGAATGGCCGCGCAGGTAGTTCTGATAATCGGCATCGTGGTGGCGCTGGTAGAAGCCGTCGGTGTAGCCGCGGTTGGCCAGTCCGTCGAGTTCGCGCAGCAGCGAAGGGTCGAGCGGCTTGCCGGCGACTGCGTCGTCGATTGCCTGACGATAGGACTGGG harbors:
- a CDS encoding DUF2783 domain-containing protein, with the protein product MALNLKPNFTEPGKRYFRAFTPGDDFYEALIDTHRDLSDEQSALVNAKLILLLSNHIGDIAVLRQAMQIARAGV
- a CDS encoding VOC family protein, producing the protein MKIERIHHVAYRCKDAKETVEWYGKYLNMGFVLAIAENEVPSTKEPDPYMHVFLDAGHGNVLAFFELPTKPPMGRDPNTPTWTQHIAFEVDSLESLLETKAKLEADGIAVVGPTDHTIFKSIYFFDPSGHRLELAANTGTPKMAKMLDEVKWDMLNEWAITRKAPQHARWMHDGSYAGE
- a CDS encoding multidrug effflux MFS transporter, producing the protein MSASPAAASPSFRLAALLTTLVALGPLSTDLYLPSLPTLARVFATDAARIQLTLSVFLAGFAVAQLAYGALSDRFGRRPLMLGGLLLYFVASLACLFADSVETLIAARFVQALGACAGPVLGRAIVRDVWGPVEAVRVLAYVSGAMALAPLLGPTLGGYLTVWFGWQANFALLVLFSLLQIGAVWFWLAESNGHRDPTATRPGRILANFRILLADRNYLGYLLALSFSYSTLFAFISGSSFVLIGRFGLSPQLFGLSFGLVVAGYLAGSMLSGKLVRRFGGDRLLLAGAWLGALAGATMWGLEAAGPRHVAALLGPMFFVTLAVGLVMSNAVGQALAPYPKMASAASSLMGFCQMGIGALVGMLVGHGVDGAATVLPMTVAGCALLVPLCHLALVRHPAP
- a CDS encoding fumarylacetoacetate hydrolase family protein, translated to MKLATLKKGGRDGTLVVVNRQMTHCRPVPAIARTLQAALDDWPAVEPQLRQIYEALNSGALSDPDPFDPAACHSPLPRAYQWADGSAYVNHVELVRRARGAELPPEFWNDPLMYQGGSDSFVGPRDPILARSEDWGIDLEAEVAVITGDVRMGATPEQCAPAIRLLMLVNDVSLRNLIPAELAKGFGFFQSKPASAFSPVAVTPDELGADWREGRVHRPLTVHLNGQLFGRPDAGTDMIFNFPQLLAHVTRTRDMAAGSIIGSGTVSNKQGGLHGSSIANGGVGYCCLAEVRMYETIESGKPQTAFLKFGDRVRIEMFDRAGASIFGAIEQRVAPYPG
- a CDS encoding acetoacetate--CoA ligase, which encodes MTYAIDSTPLWKPNPATVGDTRMAQFMQAMGRAPYAELWQWSVDQPAEFWSQIWRFCGAVGEAGGRVLVDGEKMPGARWFPDARLNYAENVLKHRDAGEALVFWGEDKIKRRLSRAELHGEVARFQQFLIAAGVGEGDRVAGYLPNLPETLIAMLATTALGAIWSSASPDFGVQGVLDRFGQIEPKVLICVDGYWYNGKPVDCLEKNAEIVAKMPSLLRTVVVPYLAAAPAIDRIAGAIAWNALPAATEAVSFRRVAFEHPLFIMFSSGTTGVPKCIVHCHGGVLLQHLKEHQLHSDVRPGDRLFYFTTCGWMMWNWLVSGLACGATLLLYDGSPFAAKGRVLFDYAEAEKMTHFGTSAKFIDAAAKLGLTPGKTHDLTALRAMFSTGSPLSPEGFDWVYREIKQDILLASISGGTDIVSCFVLGNPVLPVYRGEIQCRGLGMAVDVFNDAGQPVRSEKGELVCTKPFPVMPVGFWNDPDGRKYHAAYFERFADIWCHGDFSELTAHDGVIIYGRSDATLNPGGVRIGTAEIYRQVEQLPEIAEALVVGQDWPPGKNDDVRVVLFVKLQDGHTLDAALIDRVKKQIRDNTTPRHVPAKVVQVTDIPRTKSGKIVELAVRNVVHAQPVKNVEALANPEALEYFRGRVELAD
- a CDS encoding IclR family transcriptional regulator — translated: MEHEDEKERRGIQSIEVGGQLLTALAKSGGAMSLKQLAQEAQMTAAKAHPYLVSFGKLGLVSQDPVSGRYALGRLALHMGLACLRQLNPVRLATAAAVELEQRIHHTVALAVWGNAGPTVVHLEESSHPIHMNLRTGTVMSLTTATGLVFGAYMPARMIERFVEESMHPDAFPHIIGERRNWQEMQPALAEVRAHGMARAIGQPIAGVSAFSVPVFDHNGHIVLVITIVGPTGGFDPDWDCTNARALKETAAAISADLGFNASAH
- a CDS encoding MBL fold metallo-hydrolase, with amino-acid sequence MTKKFASVADLAVKKTTFAQLSAHCWAYTAEGDPNTGVIIGDDAVLICDALATPVMAQSLIAEIRKITDKPIKYVVLSHYHAVRVLGASGYKAAGMQEIIASQGTYEMIVERGEQDWKSEYERFPRLFDAYDSIPGLTWPTLVFKDEMTLWMGKDLEVKIMHVGPGHTKGDTIVWVPSEKVLFSGDLVEADAACYTGDAQLEEWPATLDALAAFGAEKLVPGRGPALDTPERVAAGLAYTRDFVTTLLASAREAVAQGLNLNQAMAHCRKAMDPKFGQVFIYEHCLPFDVTRAVDEASGIKHPRIWTAERDKEMWHGLQAAE
- the maiA gene encoding maleylacetoacetate isomerase, with product MLKLYSYFRSSAAYRVRIALNLKGLPYETVPVHLLRDGGQQNQPGYRALSPLGTVPTLDAGAGAMTQSLAIIEYLDETHPLPPLMPASAEGRARVRGLAQTIACDIHPVNNLRVLNYLGREFGASQEQKDAWYRHWVIEGLLAIEQMLVAQPGTATFCHGQAPTLADCCLVPQVFNARRFNCALDKMPTIQRIVAACEALPAFQNAAPANQPDAE
- a CDS encoding FAD-dependent oxidoreductase — protein: MLSTYQYPKYEYVQPPEQKSGVTKRYPVVIVGAGPVGLAAAIELAQSGVPVVVLDDDDTVSVGSRGVCYAKRALEVLDRLGVGDACVAKGVSWNVGRTFFREEEVYNFNLLPQPDHKRPGMINLQQYYLEEYEVKRAKELPNLDLRFRNKVVSVAPEGNGATLQVETPDGIYTLETDWLVVADGARSGIRRMMDLEIEGKIFMDRFLIADVVMKADFPAERWFWFDPPFHPGQSVLLHRQADNVWRIDFQLGWQADPEEEKKPEKVIPRIKAMLGDDREFDLEWVSVYTFQCRRMHKFRHGRVLFVGDAAHQVSPFGARGANSGIQDTDNLCWKLKLVIDGQAPAALLDSYGEEREFAADENIMNSTRSTDFITPKSKTSLTFRNAVLTLARDHAFARALVNSGRLSVPSYLTESRLNTPDGSAFAGDMVPGAPMDDSPMRENGSDFWLLDRVGQRFMALVHVGDPAALDAATARRFKALADAGIPLEVVLVSPIAGQAPEGLRVFEDYTGRFAERYDSEPGTVYLLRPDQHVAARWRSFDATRLKAALARATCNVQ
- a CDS encoding acyltransferase family protein; translation: MSHPSNRMPLIDTLKAIAAILVLLNHFSSYGPLAAVASEAFPDTFGWLYGYGRMAVQVFLVIAGFLAARGLSANGQALGASPLPLIWKRYLRLVVPYLAAIGLAIASAAIADHWMDDDAIPARATFKQWLAHALLLQSLLGFDSLSAGVWYIAIDFQLFALMAMLLWLGRRKLVAPALVLSVAIASLFWFNRDAEWDNWALYFFGSYGLGAAAWWASDRRQMSAWLGVIATVVIATLIVDFRLRIVLALGIALLLGFGRRTGFLEKWPDIRPLSFLGQISYSIFLVHFPVLLLVNGLYAKLEFASPASAIVGLLLALAASIGAATLFYRWIESPAASQRITAALGGLFDKGEELARKVPGLATLLARRA